The DNA region AATAGTATAGGTAAAAAGTGCCTTACGTGATGTTTTAATAAAACTCGGGATAAAGCTCTGTGTAAAAGCGCCTTCTGCAAAAATACGGCGAAAAAGATTAGGAAATTTAAACGCCACGAAAAAAATATCGCTATAGATATTTGCTCCTAAAATTGAAGCACTCAGTATATCGCGAATAAAGCCAAATATACGAGAAACAAGGGTTCCAATACTGTTTGTGAAAAATGATTTAATAAGCATTGCGTATCTTATCAAAAAATGGTTTAAACAATATTTTTATCTATTTTTCGCTAAGATTTCCTAACATTATAAGCAACATTTGTCGATATTAGAGCAAAATTGAGAGTTTATTCAAAAAACAGAGGTGCACATTGGGGCTATTTGATAAGATTAAAGGTCATAATACGGATACGGGTACACAAAATGATGGTGACGTGTCTGAATTTAAATCTATTGTTATAGACACTATTAACGTCATCAAAGAACTAAAAAATGTTGCTATTGCAAGTCATCTGAAGCCTTCTGAACTCTCTTTTAAGCTTCTACGTACAACAACGTACTACAGTGATGAAAAGAGTGAAAATAATGAGATGAATGAAGAAGAGTTAAAGCTTTTATCGGATGATAACTTTTTACTCAATCCCAATCTCAAACTAACACAGCATTATCGTGTTGAAATTTACAAAATTGCCGATCAAGAAGAAGATCATACGATTCTTCCTGATATAACACTCAGTGGAAATAAAACTTTAACCAAGATTATTGCAATGGTTGCAAAAAACCATGATGTCAAATATACCTCAAAACTTGAAGAAAAAATAATCGAAGATATTCAGATCAAAAAGATTAAAGCAGGTATTTTAGTAGGTATTCGCGATCAGAATATGTACAAAGAAGTCAAAAAAATTGTAGCTAATATTCGGGTGAATGGAATCATCGATCAAAATCAGACCTTTGTTGTCTGTCAAGGCGTGGATGAGATACCTTCCATCAATGATGATCTTATTTATCATTATAAGAAGAAAATCAATGCTAAAAGTACCGATGGCAAAATTGACTATGCTAAACGAGGATACGTATTAGCTGTCGATAAAGATGAATGTATTATTGAATATATTAAACCGCAGCTTGGGACTCCTGGACGTAACTGTAGAGGAGCATTTTTGCCAGTGAAAGAGCCTCGCAAGTCAAATGATACACCCATTGCCATTACGGCTAATCTCGTTAAAAAAGAGAGCGAAACCAGTATCAAATATATTGCAAATCGCGGTGGATATGTCAATTTTGACAAAGGCACTTATGATATACAAGATCAAATGGAGATCAACGAAATCAGCTTTAGATCCACGGGTTCTATCGATGCAAGTTTGGGATCAAACATCAAAATTAATATCAAAGAAAGTGATATTCTTAAAGATGCCATAGGTGCTGGTATGAGTGTTGAAACTTCCGAAGTGCATGTTCAAGGCAACATTGGAAGTGGTGCTAAAATTAAAGCAAAGATTGCTGAAATTGGTGGACAAACACATCAGAGTGCCTATATTGAGGCGGATAAAATTATTATTTCAGTTCATCGTGGTGAAGCCAATGGTCAAGACATCGAAATTGATCGTTTGGAAGGTGGAAAAGTCATTGGTCATACGGTGCATGTTAAACAGATGATTGGTGGCGAAATTATTGCCAATAGCGTTAAAATTGACAATCTTCTTTCCAATGCAAAAATAACAGCGTGTGATCTTATCGAAATAACAGAACTCAAAGGCAATAACAATAAACTTATTATTGATCCAAGTGTCACAAAAGAGTTCAATGAAATGATTGATACGATTAATGCTAAGATTGAAAAACTTGAAGAAGAGCTCAAAGCCTATCCAAGGCAACTCAGTTCTAAAAAAGAGTTTATCGATAAAAATAAACCTATGGCAGAGATGGTTAAAGATAAGATTATGGAGCTTAAACGTAATGGCGTTGAACCGCCTATGACACTTTTTGCTAAGATCAAAGATTTTCAAGAAAAAGTGATTGACTATAATACGTTTTTGCAGACCTTTAAAGATAAAAAAGAGGAGTTGCAAGAGTATCGTAAAGAGCTCAATCAAGTCCAAAATAAAGTGTTCTCTGCCAAAATCATTAACCATTCTGCTTGGAAAGAGTTTAATGAAGTACGATTTAGACTCATTTCTCCACCCAAAGATATTACCTACAATCCAAAAGAGCATGAAATTGTACGTGAAATTACGCTCAAAGATATGGGCAATGGTGAGCATAGAGTAATGCGTTCCGCGGAGTATAGTAGCAAATGATTGTGGGTATTGAAGGAAAAGTTGTTAAAAAAGAGGTGACGTTTGTCCATATTAAAACAGCTGCAGGACTAACGTATAAAGTGTTTGTTTCATTATCGTGTCTTGGAAAAATCAGCAGTGAAATAATCTCTTTACATGTAAGCCAAATTATCAGAGAAGATCAGCACAGTTTGTATGGTTTTATCGACGAAAATGAGAAAAAAGTATTTGACACACTTATTAAACTAAATGGTATTGGACCATCAACGGCTTTAGCGGTTTGTTCGACGCTCAGTCCCGATGATTTTGCACAAGCCTTGGTGAGTCAAAATGTTCAAGCTTTTCAAAAAGTTCCTGGCATTGGACCCAAGAGTGCCAAACGTATTTTAGTAGAACTGAGTGATTTTTCGTTGCAACTTAGTTCTGATGAGCATAACTCGAGTAGTATGATTGAAGCCTCTTTAGCCCTTGAAAGTCTTGGATTTAAAAAAGAGATGATTAAAAAAGCATTGAGTACCTGTCAAGGGGTAGATACTCAAACACTTATCAAAGAAGCTCTTAGAAAGCTTAGTTAAATAAAGGATGAAAATGACTATAGCCGTTTTGTTTGGCGCCCAAAGTTTTGAGCATGAGATTAGCGTGGTAAGTGCCATTGCTCTCAAAAAAGTGCTAAAAAGTGACATTGTTTATATTTTTTGTGATTATTACCGTAATTTTTATTTGATTCCAACCGATAAAATTACTTCAAAACGTTTTAGCAGTGGTGAATATAAAAAAGATAAACTGCTTTATCTTAAGCAAGGTGGTTTTTACGCTAAAAAGATGTTGGGTGAAGAGAAAATAATCTTCGATGTCATGATTAACCTCGTGCATGGCATGGACGGAGAAGATGGAAAACTCAGTTCTATGCTTGATTTCTTTAGTGTACCCT from Sulfurospirillum diekertiae includes:
- the ruvA gene encoding Holliday junction branch migration protein RuvA, producing the protein MIVGIEGKVVKKEVTFVHIKTAAGLTYKVFVSLSCLGKISSEIISLHVSQIIREDQHSLYGFIDENEKKVFDTLIKLNGIGPSTALAVCSTLSPDDFAQALVSQNVQAFQKVPGIGPKSAKRILVELSDFSLQLSSDEHNSSSMIEASLALESLGFKKEMIKKALSTCQGVDTQTLIKEALRKLS
- a CDS encoding flagellar assembly protein A gives rise to the protein MGLFDKIKGHNTDTGTQNDGDVSEFKSIVIDTINVIKELKNVAIASHLKPSELSFKLLRTTTYYSDEKSENNEMNEEELKLLSDDNFLLNPNLKLTQHYRVEIYKIADQEEDHTILPDITLSGNKTLTKIIAMVAKNHDVKYTSKLEEKIIEDIQIKKIKAGILVGIRDQNMYKEVKKIVANIRVNGIIDQNQTFVVCQGVDEIPSINDDLIYHYKKKINAKSTDGKIDYAKRGYVLAVDKDECIIEYIKPQLGTPGRNCRGAFLPVKEPRKSNDTPIAITANLVKKESETSIKYIANRGGYVNFDKGTYDIQDQMEINEISFRSTGSIDASLGSNIKINIKESDILKDAIGAGMSVETSEVHVQGNIGSGAKIKAKIAEIGGQTHQSAYIEADKIIISVHRGEANGQDIEIDRLEGGKVIGHTVHVKQMIGGEIIANSVKIDNLLSNAKITACDLIEITELKGNNNKLIIDPSVTKEFNEMIDTINAKIEKLEEELKAYPRQLSSKKEFIDKNKPMAEMVKDKIMELKRNGVEPPMTLFAKIKDFQEKVIDYNTFLQTFKDKKEELQEYRKELNQVQNKVFSAKIINHSAWKEFNEVRFRLISPPKDITYNPKEHEIVREITLKDMGNGEHRVMRSAEYSSK